A single window of Halotalea alkalilenta DNA harbors:
- a CDS encoding LysR family transcriptional regulator ArgP, translating into MIDYKLLEALSAVIDQGGFERGARALGLTQSAVSQRIKLLEARLGQPVLVRAPRLAPTETGQRLLNHVQQVRLLEYDLVDTLPALGEGGQRMRIAVNADSLATWWFDASGDFGRQHEVLFDLVIEDQDQALSRMRDGEVAACVCASPRAVQGARAHFLGGMRYLPMATPGFIDRYFADGIDESALTRAPTVIYGNDDHLQHRYLAEHGVTAAFPHHRCPSSPGFLAMVRNGLCYGLIPELQAREAIEAGELAVLEWDTRIVVPLYWHHWRQGGQLLDTLTDHLLARAAQWLLGAETGAAQARRTP; encoded by the coding sequence ATGATCGACTATAAACTCCTCGAGGCGCTCAGCGCGGTGATCGATCAAGGCGGCTTCGAGCGCGGCGCCCGAGCGCTGGGCCTGACCCAGTCGGCGGTATCGCAGCGAATCAAACTGCTCGAGGCGCGGCTCGGACAGCCGGTGCTGGTGCGTGCGCCGCGTCTTGCGCCAACCGAAACCGGACAGCGGCTGCTCAACCACGTCCAGCAGGTGCGCTTGCTCGAGTACGACCTGGTCGACACCCTGCCGGCGCTGGGCGAAGGCGGCCAGCGGATGCGTATCGCGGTGAACGCCGACAGCCTCGCCACTTGGTGGTTCGACGCCAGTGGAGATTTCGGCCGCCAGCACGAGGTGCTGTTCGATCTGGTGATCGAGGATCAGGACCAGGCGCTGAGCCGCATGCGCGATGGTGAAGTGGCGGCCTGCGTCTGCGCATCGCCGCGCGCGGTGCAGGGCGCGCGGGCGCACTTCCTCGGTGGCATGCGCTATCTGCCGATGGCGACCCCTGGATTCATCGACCGCTACTTTGCCGATGGCATCGACGAGAGCGCCTTGACCCGGGCGCCGACGGTGATCTACGGCAACGATGACCACCTGCAGCACCGCTATCTCGCCGAGCACGGCGTTACCGCGGCCTTTCCCCACCACCGCTGCCCCTCTTCGCCAGGCTTCCTGGCGATGGTGAGAAACGGTCTATGCTACGGGCTGATACCCGAATTGCAGGCGCGCGAAGCGATCGAGGCCGGCGAGCTGGCGGTGCTCGAATGGGACACGCGGATCGTGGTGCCGCTCTACTGGCACCATTGGCGCCAGGGCGGCCAGCTGCTCGACACCCTGACCGACCATCTGCTCGCCCGAGCGGCGCAGTGGCTGCTCGGGGCCGAAACGGGCGCAGCGCAGGCAAGGAGAACGCCATGA
- a CDS encoding LysE/ArgO family amino acid transporter encodes MSMLASWLDGWIMGLGLIVAIGAQNAYVLQQGMRGRHPWMVASICTLCDVGLTALGVFGVASALQAWPKATRMLAWAAAALLLLLAGQAFWRAVFQRRGLHPLDAPAGSRLATLFATLAVSLLNPHVYLDTVAMLGGIGATRPSPLGFVIGAACASAAWFFSLVAGARRFAATLASARSWRWIDGAIGTVLLAIAIRLLHG; translated from the coding sequence ATGAGCATGCTGGCATCGTGGCTGGACGGGTGGATCATGGGGCTCGGGCTGATCGTGGCGATCGGTGCACAGAATGCCTACGTGCTGCAGCAGGGCATGCGTGGGCGCCATCCCTGGATGGTCGCCTCGATCTGTACCCTTTGCGACGTGGGGCTCACCGCGCTGGGTGTGTTCGGTGTCGCGAGCGCGCTGCAGGCCTGGCCCAAGGCGACGCGGATGCTCGCTTGGGCCGCCGCTGCGCTACTGCTGCTGCTCGCGGGTCAAGCATTCTGGCGGGCGGTGTTCCAGCGCCGGGGACTGCATCCGCTCGACGCGCCGGCGGGTTCGCGGCTGGCCACGCTGTTCGCCACGCTGGCGGTGAGCCTGCTCAATCCCCACGTCTATCTGGATACGGTGGCGATGCTCGGCGGCATCGGCGCGACCAGGCCGTCGCCGCTGGGGTTCGTGATCGGCGCGGCGTGCGCATCGGCGGCCTGGTTCTTCTCCCTCGTCGCTGGCGCTCGACGGTTCGCCGCGACCCTCGCCTCGGCGCGGTCATGGCGCTGGATCGATGGCGCGATCGGCACCGTTCTCCTGGCGATCGCGATCAGGCTGCTGCACGGCTGA
- a CDS encoding SIMPL domain-containing protein: MTTTTLSRRLTLGVLCACALALPLAAQAKPATLEVSGEGQVQIVPDRAGLNATLWEKTPLRDEGESAAPGELEQARSALERRMSQLIDTLVAAGVARERIHAGSISIQPEMLYASSDGQPNRSRISVERPIQLDIEQLDRLPTVLEALTQAGVDRLDGVSYDVADRGAVEDRALAAAVARAEGKARAIAASLSLELGPVLEAVEGEAPHFQPRMMAMAESRAADAVDYNPGEIGVEARIILRYALEE, from the coding sequence ATGACCACCACCACGTTGTCCCGCCGCCTGACCCTCGGGGTGCTTTGCGCCTGTGCACTCGCGCTGCCCCTGGCCGCTCAGGCCAAGCCCGCCACGCTCGAAGTCAGCGGTGAGGGCCAAGTGCAGATCGTGCCCGATCGCGCAGGACTGAACGCCACCCTGTGGGAGAAGACTCCGCTGCGTGACGAGGGCGAAAGCGCGGCGCCAGGCGAGCTGGAGCAAGCGCGCAGCGCGCTGGAGCGCCGAATGTCCCAACTGATCGATACGCTGGTTGCCGCAGGCGTCGCGCGTGAGCGCATCCACGCCGGCAGCATCAGCATTCAACCCGAGATGCTCTACGCCAGCAGCGATGGGCAGCCGAACCGCAGCCGGATCAGTGTCGAACGTCCGATCCAGCTCGACATCGAACAGCTCGACCGGCTGCCCACCGTGCTCGAAGCATTGACCCAAGCCGGCGTCGACCGCCTCGACGGGGTGAGCTACGACGTCGCCGATCGTGGCGCGGTCGAGGATCGTGCGCTGGCCGCGGCCGTCGCCCGCGCTGAGGGCAAGGCACGGGCGATCGCCGCGAGCCTCTCGCTCGAGCTGGGCCCGGTGCTCGAGGCGGTCGAGGGAGAGGCCCCGCACTTCCAGCCGAGGATGATGGCGATGGCCGAAAGTCGCGCCGCCGACGCGGTCGACTACAATCCCGGCGAAATCGGCGTCGAGGCCCGGATCATTTTGCGCTACGCGCTCGAGGAGTGA
- the cobO gene encoding cob(I)yrinic acid a,c-diamide adenosyltransferase has protein sequence MSDERQRRHKRAMEKLKQHVDAKVAAASVERGLLLVFTGNGKGKTTAAWGTVARALGYGYGVGVVQFIKGEWECGERQRLADDPQLEVVVMATGFTWETQNRDTDRAACEATWAHAERMMTDPSRYLVVLDELTYMLKFGYLDVQRVMRALAHRPPEQTVIITGRNAHRELLEMADTITEMQETRHAFNQGLKARRGIDY, from the coding sequence ATGAGCGACGAGCGTCAGCGCCGCCACAAGCGCGCAATGGAGAAACTCAAGCAGCACGTCGATGCCAAGGTCGCCGCCGCCAGCGTCGAGCGCGGGCTGCTGCTGGTCTTCACCGGCAACGGCAAGGGCAAGACCACCGCGGCCTGGGGCACGGTGGCCCGCGCGCTGGGCTATGGCTATGGCGTCGGCGTGGTGCAGTTCATCAAGGGAGAATGGGAGTGCGGCGAGCGCCAGCGGCTCGCCGACGATCCCCAGCTGGAGGTCGTGGTGATGGCCACCGGCTTCACCTGGGAAACCCAGAACCGCGATACCGATCGGGCCGCTTGCGAGGCGACCTGGGCCCACGCCGAGCGGATGATGACCGACCCGAGCCGCTACCTGGTGGTGCTCGACGAGCTCACCTACATGCTCAAATTCGGCTATCTCGATGTCCAAAGGGTGATGCGCGCGCTGGCCCACCGCCCCCCCGAGCAGACGGTGATCATCACCGGCCGTAATGCCCACCGCGAGCTGCTCGAGATGGCCGATACCATCACCGAGATGCAGGAAACGCGCCACGCCTTCAACCAGGGGCTCAAGGCCCGCCGGGGCATCGACTACTGA
- a CDS encoding NupC/NupG family nucleoside CNT transporter encodes MNILMGVIGIAVLIGIALLFSENRRAIRLRTVSIAFAIQALIGVVVLYTDWGGQLLQWISNGVQAVLGSADAGISFLFGGLVSPQMFEVFGNGGFVFAFRVLPIIVFFSSLIAVLYYLGVMRWVINVIGRGLQLALGTSRAESLNSAANIFVGQSEAPLVVKPFVPKMTRSELFAVMAGGLASVAGSTLGGYAALGIDLNYLLAASFMAAPGGLLMAKLIIPETGRPHQRLEEVEPDDAQQQGPRNVIDAAAAGASDGLRLAVNVGAMLIAFVALIALFNGMVGSIGGWFGIEELSLQLILGYCFAPLAFLIGIPWDEAITAGSLIGQKTILNEFVAYIDFVAVRDSLTPHSQAIVIFALCGFANLSSVAILLGGLGVIAPNRRGDVASLGLKAVLAGTLSNLMSACLAGLLLAL; translated from the coding sequence ATGAACATACTCATGGGGGTGATCGGCATCGCTGTGCTGATCGGTATTGCCCTGCTCTTCAGCGAAAATCGCCGGGCGATCCGCCTGCGCACGGTATCCATTGCCTTTGCCATTCAAGCGCTGATCGGCGTAGTCGTGCTCTATACCGATTGGGGCGGTCAGCTGCTGCAATGGATCAGCAATGGCGTGCAGGCCGTGCTCGGCTCCGCTGACGCCGGGATCAGTTTTCTCTTCGGCGGTCTGGTCAGCCCTCAGATGTTCGAGGTCTTCGGCAATGGCGGCTTCGTCTTCGCCTTCCGGGTACTGCCGATCATCGTGTTCTTTTCCTCGTTGATCGCGGTGCTCTATTACCTCGGCGTCATGCGCTGGGTGATCAACGTGATCGGCCGCGGCCTGCAGCTCGCCCTAGGCACCAGCCGCGCCGAGTCGCTCAACTCGGCGGCGAACATCTTCGTCGGCCAGTCCGAAGCCCCCCTGGTGGTCAAGCCTTTCGTACCGAAGATGACCCGCTCGGAGCTCTTCGCGGTGATGGCTGGCGGGCTCGCGAGCGTCGCGGGCTCCACACTCGGCGGCTATGCCGCACTCGGTATCGATCTCAACTACCTGCTTGCCGCCTCCTTCATGGCCGCTCCCGGCGGGCTGCTGATGGCCAAGCTGATAATCCCCGAGACCGGCCGCCCCCACCAGCGGCTCGAAGAAGTAGAGCCGGACGATGCCCAGCAGCAAGGTCCGCGCAACGTCATCGACGCCGCCGCGGCGGGAGCCAGCGACGGACTGCGCCTCGCCGTCAATGTCGGCGCGATGCTGATCGCCTTCGTCGCGCTGATCGCCCTGTTCAATGGCATGGTCGGCTCCATCGGCGGCTGGTTCGGGATCGAGGAGCTGTCGCTGCAGCTGATCCTCGGCTACTGCTTCGCGCCGCTCGCCTTCCTGATCGGCATCCCCTGGGACGAGGCGATCACCGCCGGCAGCCTGATCGGCCAGAAGACCATCCTCAACGAATTCGTCGCCTACATCGACTTCGTCGCGGTGCGTGATTCGCTGACGCCCCACTCCCAGGCCATCGTGATCTTCGCGCTGTGCGGATTCGCCAACCTGAGCTCGGTCGCGATCCTGCTCGGCGGTCTCGGCGTCATCGCCCCCAATCGCCGCGGCGACGTCGCCTCCCTCGGCCTCAAGGCGGTGCTCGCGGGCACGCTCTCGAACCTGATGAGCGCCTGCCTGGCGGGGCTGCTGCTCGCGCTTTGA
- a CDS encoding SH3 domain-containing protein codes for MRPSLPTALLLLALPLACTPALAQSEQRLICEQPPALNAGGTPRLDLSEVDAANRQALAAASRAPIGVGIGFNRGYYGGFDGYGDQRQSVAALVAANQRLATLVDQLSLQVDALQQQLAAPRSLVCRPMGAEQPTTTTPTPPANADGVLAQARAAVDQAGVFNYPGPGAPQVGALRLNETVTIHARRDGWVRITASDAAPGWVREALLAPIH; via the coding sequence ATGCGCCCCAGCCTCCCGACCGCGCTGCTGCTTCTCGCCCTGCCGCTGGCCTGCACCCCGGCGCTGGCCCAGTCCGAACAGCGCCTGATCTGCGAACAGCCGCCCGCGCTCAACGCCGGCGGCACCCCACGCCTGGACCTTTCCGAAGTGGATGCGGCCAACCGACAGGCGCTCGCGGCCGCCTCCCGGGCACCGATCGGCGTCGGCATCGGCTTCAACCGGGGCTACTACGGCGGCTTCGATGGCTATGGCGATCAGCGCCAGTCGGTCGCGGCGCTGGTCGCCGCCAACCAGCGCCTCGCCACGCTGGTCGACCAGCTATCGCTCCAGGTCGATGCACTCCAGCAGCAGCTCGCCGCACCCCGTTCGCTGGTCTGCCGCCCGATGGGCGCCGAGCAGCCCACGACTACTACACCTACTCCCCCCGCGAACGCCGACGGCGTGCTCGCCCAGGCCCGCGCAGCGGTCGATCAAGCCGGGGTATTCAACTATCCAGGCCCAGGGGCTCCACAGGTCGGCGCGCTGCGCCTGAATGAGACGGTGACGATCCATGCCCGACGCGACGGCTGGGTACGAATAACCGCATCTGACGCCGCACCTGGCTGGGTTCGCGAGGCGCTGCTCGCTCCGATTCATTGA
- the serS gene encoding serine--tRNA ligase — protein sequence MLDPKLLRSDLEGVAARLALRGFSLDLQRISSLESRRRELQTRVEELQGERNARSKAIGQAKAKGEDVAPLLAEVESLKGRLGDASGQLDELQVEFDSILAGLPNLPHDSVPPGKDESDNLEVARWGEPRAFEFEPRDHTDLGGLYGGLDFEAAAKLTGSRFVVMRGEVARLHRALTQFMLDKQTLDHGYEEHYVPYMVNAASLQGTGQLPKFAEDLFALEGEQDYRLIPTAEVPLTNLVRGEILPAERLPLKLTAHTPCFRSEAGAYGRDTRGMIRQHQFDKVEMVQVCAPEHSYEVLEEMRGHAEAVLQALGLPYRVVALCGGDLGFSAAKTYDLEVWLPSQRTYREISSISNCEDFQARRMQARFRSASDKKPRLVHTLNGSGLAVGRCLIAVMENYQRVDGSIEVPEALRGYMGGVDRINSPR from the coding sequence ATGCTCGATCCCAAACTGCTGCGCAGCGACCTCGAAGGTGTCGCTGCACGTCTCGCCCTCCGCGGATTTTCACTCGATCTGCAGCGGATCTCCTCGCTCGAGTCCCGGCGTCGCGAGTTGCAGACCCGGGTGGAGGAGCTGCAGGGCGAGCGCAACGCCCGCTCCAAGGCGATCGGCCAGGCCAAGGCCAAGGGAGAGGATGTGGCGCCTCTGCTCGCCGAGGTCGAGTCGCTCAAGGGGCGTCTCGGCGATGCCTCGGGGCAGCTCGATGAGTTGCAGGTGGAGTTCGACTCGATCCTCGCCGGATTGCCCAATCTGCCCCACGACAGCGTGCCGCCAGGGAAAGATGAAAGCGACAATCTCGAGGTCGCGCGCTGGGGCGAGCCGCGAGCGTTCGAGTTCGAACCACGCGACCATACCGATCTCGGCGGGCTCTACGGTGGGCTCGACTTCGAGGCCGCGGCGAAGCTCACCGGCTCGCGCTTCGTGGTGATGCGCGGTGAGGTCGCGAGGCTTCACCGCGCGTTGACCCAGTTCATGCTCGACAAGCAGACCCTCGATCACGGCTACGAAGAGCACTACGTGCCCTACATGGTCAACGCCGCCTCGCTCCAGGGCACCGGGCAGTTGCCCAAGTTCGCCGAGGACCTTTTCGCGCTCGAGGGCGAGCAGGACTATCGGCTGATCCCCACCGCCGAAGTGCCGTTGACCAACCTGGTGCGTGGCGAGATCCTGCCGGCCGAACGGCTGCCGCTCAAGCTCACCGCGCACACGCCGTGCTTTCGCAGTGAAGCGGGGGCCTATGGTCGCGACACCCGTGGAATGATCCGCCAGCACCAGTTCGACAAGGTCGAGATGGTCCAGGTGTGCGCGCCGGAGCACTCCTACGAGGTGCTCGAGGAGATGCGTGGCCACGCCGAGGCGGTGCTTCAGGCGCTGGGCCTGCCTTACCGGGTGGTCGCGCTGTGCGGTGGCGATCTCGGCTTCTCCGCCGCCAAGACCTATGACCTGGAAGTGTGGTTGCCGAGCCAGCGGACCTATCGTGAGATCTCGTCGATTTCCAACTGCGAGGACTTCCAGGCCCGGCGGATGCAGGCGCGCTTTCGCAGCGCCAGCGACAAGAAACCGCGACTGGTGCATACCCTCAACGGTTCGGGGCTGGCGGTCGGACGCTGCCTGATCGCGGTGATGGAGAACTACCAGCGCGTCGATGGTTCGATCGAGGTGCCCGAGGCGCTGCGTGGCTACATGGGTGGGGTCGATCGGATCAATTCGCCGCGCTGA
- the cobA gene encoding uroporphyrinogen-III C-methyltransferase: MALDLICSLRFFDLRLFGGGREALAIAERLGDLRLRIHAQSLAGGLSALAASRGWAIESMPPSPARGQCWLVATGDPLQDDELVALAERAGVAVFVPRWPERSSVRLPLEVGRAPDSSAASSRNRFQPGRVSLVGAGPGDPELLTLKALARLREAEVLIHDRLVSDEVLALAAPGARRLYVGKARSRHSVPQEGINQALVDWARAGYRVVRLKGGDPFVFGRGGEELERLAEAGIDFEVIPGITAAIGVSAYTGIPLTHRDHAQSVRFITGHLSNGSIDLDWPTLAAPGQTLVFYMGLGSLEVIARQLIEHGMGPDTPIALVEQGTTARQRVHVDTLAGIAASITGLDIAPPTLIVVGGVVSLYRSLSWFERASAASLGWRNGKHPSPLDRAGEA; the protein is encoded by the coding sequence ATGGCTCTAGACCTGATCTGTTCCCTGCGCTTTTTCGATCTCCGCCTCTTCGGCGGCGGGCGGGAAGCGCTGGCCATTGCCGAGCGCCTTGGCGACCTGAGGCTTCGCATCCATGCGCAGTCCCTCGCTGGAGGACTGTCGGCCCTGGCTGCCTCGCGTGGCTGGGCGATCGAATCAATGCCGCCTTCCCCTGCGCGTGGGCAGTGCTGGCTGGTCGCGACCGGTGACCCGCTGCAGGACGACGAACTCGTGGCGCTGGCCGAACGGGCCGGCGTTGCCGTTTTCGTGCCGCGTTGGCCCGAGCGCTCGAGCGTCCGGCTGCCGCTCGAGGTTGGGCGCGCGCCCGACTCATCCGCCGCTTCGTCGCGCAACCGCTTTCAGCCTGGCCGGGTCAGCCTGGTCGGTGCCGGTCCCGGCGATCCGGAGCTTCTGACCCTCAAGGCGTTGGCTCGACTGCGTGAAGCCGAGGTGCTGATCCATGATCGACTGGTCAGTGATGAGGTGCTGGCGCTGGCCGCCCCTGGCGCTCGACGGCTCTACGTCGGCAAGGCGCGCTCGCGCCACAGCGTACCTCAGGAGGGGATCAACCAGGCGCTGGTCGACTGGGCGCGTGCCGGATATCGGGTGGTGCGGCTCAAGGGCGGTGATCCGTTCGTCTTCGGCCGCGGTGGCGAGGAGCTCGAGCGCCTCGCCGAGGCCGGGATCGATTTCGAGGTGATCCCGGGAATCACCGCGGCGATCGGGGTCTCTGCCTATACCGGTATCCCGCTGACCCACCGTGATCACGCCCAGTCGGTGCGATTCATCACTGGCCATCTAAGCAATGGCAGCATCGATCTAGACTGGCCGACCCTGGCGGCTCCTGGTCAGACGCTGGTGTTCTACATGGGGCTGGGTAGCCTCGAGGTGATCGCCCGCCAATTGATCGAGCACGGGATGGGCCCGGACACGCCAATCGCACTGGTCGAGCAGGGCACCACCGCGCGCCAGCGCGTCCACGTCGATACGCTGGCTGGTATTGCAGCCAGCATCACGGGGCTCGATATCGCGCCGCCGACGTTGATCGTGGTAGGTGGGGTAGTCTCGCTGTATCGCTCGCTCTCATGGTTCGAGCGCGCCAGCGCCGCGAGCCTCGGGTGGCGCAACGGCAAGCATCCGAGCCCGCTGGATCGCGCCGGCGAGGCCTGA
- a CDS encoding amino acid ABC transporter substrate-binding protein — MLGDPDKVIYRALTSTERFTVLQGGEVDLLSRNTTWTAARDNSLGLTFPGGVTFYDGEGFLVKKSLGVSSLSELDGATVCITSGSTHELNMQDYFGAHGMSYQPVTAETPDVLVSAFDGGRCDVLTSDASQLAGLRTHLADPEGAEILPERISKEPLAPMVRRGDEDWGKVVSWTLYAMLNAEELGVTSENVDQMRDQPPNPDIARLLGQDGNFGEQLGLSNDWAYNIVKLVGNYAEVYERTVGEQSPLGIPRGVNALWNAGGIQYAPPVR, encoded by the coding sequence GTGCTGGGTGATCCGGACAAGGTCATCTACCGCGCATTGACCTCCACCGAACGCTTCACCGTGCTTCAAGGAGGCGAGGTGGACCTGCTGTCTCGCAACACCACCTGGACCGCAGCGAGGGACAATAGCCTGGGACTCACCTTTCCCGGCGGCGTGACCTTCTACGATGGCGAGGGATTTTTGGTGAAGAAATCACTCGGCGTCTCAAGCCTCAGCGAGCTGGACGGCGCCACGGTCTGCATCACCTCGGGGAGCACCCATGAGCTGAATATGCAGGACTACTTCGGCGCCCATGGCATGAGCTACCAGCCCGTCACCGCGGAGACACCGGACGTGCTGGTCAGTGCGTTCGACGGTGGGCGCTGCGACGTGCTGACCTCCGATGCCTCTCAGCTCGCTGGGCTGCGCACCCACCTGGCCGATCCGGAAGGCGCGGAAATCCTCCCCGAACGGATCTCCAAGGAGCCACTGGCACCGATGGTTCGTCGCGGTGACGAGGACTGGGGCAAAGTGGTGAGCTGGACGCTCTACGCGATGCTCAACGCCGAGGAGCTGGGCGTGACCAGCGAGAACGTCGACCAGATGCGTGACCAGCCACCCAATCCCGACATCGCCCGTCTGCTCGGCCAGGACGGCAACTTCGGTGAGCAGCTGGGGCTATCCAACGACTGGGCCTACAACATCGTCAAGCTGGTGGGCAACTACGCCGAGGTCTATGAGCGAACCGTCGGAGAGCAGTCTCCCCTCGGCATTCCCCGTGGCGTCAACGCCCTGTGGAACGCAGGCGGCATCCAGTACGCTCCGCCGGTGCGCTGA
- a CDS encoding LysR substrate-binding domain-containing protein, producing MRGRKPRIETSGEHLRRLDRRHMANVLENLERCAGELHGQCHERLRRRRQIVRAAEQVHAACGIATQLLERLSFSIEATQRLARKGKRRLGIGFVPSSFYGQLPTLVRRLRQIDALEIVLQEMTSVQQVAALHSGQIDIGFGRIWLDGPGVRQEVLFEEPVLAALPARHPLVGTRPSIERLAEEPLIVYPARPRPSYADVVLGMFHQRGLHIEVLQETNELQTAIGLVACEMGITLVPRTVRRLVREDVVYEGISTAGLSSPLIMCLRHDDKHDPVMASVLEHVYALIELRKRGKF from the coding sequence ATGCGCGGGCGCAAGCCACGCATCGAGACGAGCGGCGAACACCTGCGGCGCCTCGACCGAAGGCACATGGCCAACGTGCTCGAGAATCTCGAGCGGTGCGCCGGCGAGCTTCACGGCCAGTGCCACGAGCGTCTGCGGCGGCGTCGACAGATCGTCCGCGCCGCCGAGCAGGTGCACGCCGCGTGCGGCATCGCCACCCAGCTGCTGGAGAGACTCAGCTTCAGCATCGAGGCGACCCAGCGCCTCGCGCGCAAGGGCAAACGCAGACTCGGCATCGGCTTCGTGCCTTCCTCCTTTTATGGCCAGCTGCCCACCCTGGTACGCCGGCTGCGCCAGATCGATGCACTGGAGATCGTGCTGCAGGAGATGACCTCAGTGCAGCAGGTCGCGGCGCTGCACAGTGGCCAGATCGATATCGGCTTCGGCCGGATCTGGCTCGATGGCCCCGGCGTGCGCCAAGAGGTGCTGTTCGAAGAACCGGTACTCGCCGCCCTGCCCGCCCGCCACCCGCTGGTCGGCACCCGTCCCTCGATCGAGCGCCTCGCCGAGGAGCCGTTGATCGTCTACCCCGCCCGGCCGAGACCGAGCTATGCCGATGTCGTACTGGGCATGTTCCACCAGCGAGGTTTGCACATCGAGGTGCTGCAAGAGACCAACGAACTGCAAACCGCGATCGGCCTGGTCGCCTGCGAGATGGGGATCACGCTGGTACCACGCACCGTACGGCGGCTGGTGCGCGAGGATGTGGTCTATGAAGGGATCAGCACCGCGGGATTGAGCTCTCCGCTGATCATGTGCCTGCGCCACGACGACAAGCATGATCCAGTCATGGCGAGCGTGCTCGAGCATGTCTATGCGCTGATCGAACTGCGAAAGCGGGGCAAGTTCTAG
- a CDS encoding acyl-CoA dehydrogenase family protein: MIRDQETMHILLDSIRSFVNEALIPREEEVAETDEIPEDIVSQMRDMGLFGLTIPEEFGGLGVTMEEEVNIAFELGRTSPAFRSFIGTNNGIGSIGILLDGTEEQKATYLPKLASGEILSSFCLTEPDSGSDAASLRTTAVRDGDHYLINGTKRYITNAPHAGIFTVMARTNPELKGAKGISAFIVEATTPGITVGKCDKKMGQKGAHTADVIFENVRVPASALIGEDEGVGFKTAMKVLDKGRLHIAAIAVGAAERVLDDSLRYAMERKQFGRPISEFQLIQGMLADSKAEIYAAKCMVLDAARKRDDGLSVSTEASCAKMFATEMCSRVADRGVQIHGGAGYVSDYAVERFYRDVRLFRLYEGTTQIQQVIISRNMIREAQQ, encoded by the coding sequence ATGATTCGTGATCAAGAAACGATGCATATTCTTCTTGATTCAATTCGTAGCTTCGTCAATGAGGCGCTCATTCCCAGAGAGGAAGAGGTAGCGGAAACCGACGAAATCCCTGAAGACATCGTATCGCAGATGCGTGACATGGGCCTGTTCGGCCTCACCATTCCCGAAGAATTCGGTGGTCTCGGTGTCACCATGGAAGAGGAGGTCAATATCGCCTTCGAGCTGGGACGCACGTCTCCGGCGTTCCGTTCATTCATTGGCACCAACAACGGTATCGGCTCCATCGGCATCCTGCTCGATGGCACCGAAGAGCAGAAAGCCACCTATCTGCCGAAATTGGCCAGCGGGGAAATCCTCAGCTCCTTCTGCCTGACCGAGCCGGATTCTGGCTCCGATGCCGCTTCGCTGAGAACCACCGCTGTTCGAGATGGCGATCACTACCTGATCAACGGCACCAAACGCTACATCACCAACGCACCCCACGCTGGCATATTCACCGTCATGGCCCGCACCAATCCCGAGCTCAAGGGAGCCAAAGGCATCAGCGCTTTCATCGTCGAGGCCACCACGCCGGGCATCACGGTCGGCAAATGCGATAAGAAAATGGGGCAGAAAGGCGCCCATACAGCCGACGTCATCTTCGAAAACGTACGGGTGCCGGCCAGCGCCTTGATCGGTGAAGACGAAGGCGTTGGCTTCAAGACCGCCATGAAGGTGCTGGACAAGGGGCGCTTGCATATCGCAGCCATTGCGGTTGGCGCGGCGGAGCGGGTGCTCGATGATTCGCTCAGGTATGCGATGGAGAGAAAGCAGTTCGGCCGCCCGATCTCGGAATTCCAGCTGATTCAGGGAATGCTGGCCGACAGCAAGGCTGAAATTTATGCCGCCAAATGCATGGTGCTGGATGCCGCCCGCAAACGTGACGATGGCCTCAGTGTCAGTACCGAAGCATCCTGCGCCAAGATGTTTGCCACTGAAATGTGTAGTCGAGTGGCGGATCGCGGCGTCCAGATCCACGGTGGCGCGGGCTATGTCAGCGACTACGCGGTAGAGCGTTTCTACCGTGACGTCAGGCTTTTCCGCTTGTATGAAGGCACCACCCAAATTCAGCAGGTCATCATTTCCCGCAACATGATTCGGGAAGCCCAGCAGTAA